Proteins found in one Geomonas subterranea genomic segment:
- the nifU gene encoding Fe-S cluster assembly protein NifU: protein MWDYTDKVKEHFLNPRNVGEITDADAVGEVGSLACGDALKLFIKLDENKERIVDAKFQTFGCGSAIASSSALTEMVKGKTLDEALEITNQQIADFLGGLPEEKMHCSVMGQEALEVAIAKYRGVEAPAHGHGHDHVETEGELVCKCFGLTDVFLKKVIASNKLTTAEQVTHFTKAGGACGGCIPKIKELIAEVMGEEKKAAAEKPTKLTNLRKMQLIQETLENEVRPQLWADGGDLELIDIDGSNVQVAFRKACAGCASSGYTAKFVEQKLRELVSPDITVQEVQG, encoded by the coding sequence ATGTGGGACTACACCGATAAAGTAAAAGAACATTTCCTCAACCCCAGGAACGTGGGCGAGATAACGGATGCTGATGCGGTCGGCGAGGTTGGCAGCCTGGCCTGCGGCGATGCCCTTAAGCTGTTTATAAAGCTGGACGAGAACAAGGAGCGCATCGTCGACGCCAAATTCCAGACCTTCGGCTGCGGCAGCGCCATCGCTTCGTCTTCGGCCCTGACCGAGATGGTGAAGGGCAAGACCCTGGACGAGGCGCTCGAGATCACCAACCAGCAGATCGCCGACTTCCTGGGCGGCCTTCCGGAAGAGAAGATGCACTGCTCGGTCATGGGGCAGGAAGCGCTGGAAGTCGCCATCGCCAAGTACCGCGGCGTCGAGGCGCCGGCGCATGGCCACGGCCATGACCACGTCGAGACCGAGGGTGAATTGGTCTGCAAATGCTTCGGCCTGACCGACGTCTTCCTGAAGAAGGTCATCGCCTCCAACAAGCTGACCACCGCCGAGCAGGTCACCCACTTCACCAAGGCTGGCGGCGCCTGCGGCGGCTGCATCCCGAAGATCAAGGAGCTGATCGCCGAGGTGATGGGCGAAGAGAAGAAGGCGGCTGCCGAGAAGCCGACGAAACTGACCAACCTCAGGAAGATGCAGCTGATCCAGGAGACCCTGGAGAACGAGGTCCGTCCGCAGCTTTGGGCTGACGGCGGCGACCTCGAACTGATCGACATCGACGGCTCCAACGTCCAGGTCGCCTTCAGGAAGGCCTGCGCCGGTTGCGCCTCCTCCGGCTACACCGCCAAATTCGTCGAGCAGAAGCTGCGTGAACTGGTTTCCCCCGACATCACGGTACAGGAGGTTCAGGGATGA
- the nifS gene encoding cysteine desulfurase NifS, whose protein sequence is MREIYLDNNATTKVDERVFEEMRPYFCELYGNPSSMHFFGGQVQKKVDEARARVASLLGALPDEIVFTACGTESDNAAIRSALEVFPEKRHIITSRVEHPAVLTQCRNLSKRGYRVTELNVDGNGQLDLAELEKLVDEDTAIVSLMYANNETGVIFPIEEAAKIVKKKGALFHTDAVQAVGKIPLNMADSAIDMLSLSGHKLHAPKGVGVLYVRRGTPFRPMLVGGHQERGRRAGTENTASIIAMGKACQLAEQYMADEAGRVREMRDRLERELTALIPNTRINGGGTERLPNTLSIAMEFVEGEGILLLLSEKGICASSGSACTSGSLEPSHVLRAMGVPFTCAHGSIRFSLSRFTTDDDINAVIEALPPIISRLRAMSPFGREFLNK, encoded by the coding sequence ATGAGAGAGATCTATCTTGACAACAACGCCACCACCAAGGTGGACGAGCGGGTTTTCGAGGAGATGCGTCCCTACTTCTGCGAGCTGTACGGCAACCCGAGTTCCATGCACTTCTTCGGCGGCCAGGTGCAAAAGAAGGTGGACGAGGCCCGCGCCCGCGTCGCCTCGCTTCTGGGCGCCCTGCCGGACGAGATCGTGTTCACCGCCTGCGGCACCGAGAGCGACAACGCCGCGATCCGCTCGGCGCTGGAGGTCTTCCCGGAGAAGCGCCACATCATCACCAGCCGCGTCGAGCACCCGGCGGTGCTGACCCAGTGCCGCAACCTCTCCAAGCGCGGCTACCGTGTCACCGAACTGAACGTGGACGGTAACGGGCAGCTCGACCTGGCCGAGCTGGAGAAGCTGGTCGATGAGGATACCGCGATCGTCTCGCTCATGTACGCCAACAACGAGACCGGCGTCATCTTCCCCATCGAGGAAGCGGCCAAAATCGTCAAGAAGAAGGGCGCCCTGTTCCACACCGACGCGGTGCAGGCGGTCGGCAAGATCCCGCTGAACATGGCGGATTCCGCCATCGACATGCTCTCCCTTTCCGGGCACAAGCTGCACGCCCCCAAGGGGGTCGGCGTCCTCTACGTGCGGCGCGGCACGCCGTTCCGCCCGATGCTGGTCGGCGGCCACCAGGAGCGCGGGCGCAGGGCCGGCACCGAGAATACCGCCTCCATCATCGCCATGGGCAAGGCCTGTCAGCTGGCCGAGCAGTACATGGCGGACGAGGCGGGGCGCGTGCGGGAGATGCGTGACCGTCTGGAGCGCGAGCTGACCGCACTGATCCCCAACACCAGGATCAACGGCGGCGGCACCGAGCGTCTTCCCAACACCCTCTCCATCGCCATGGAGTTCGTGGAAGGGGAGGGGATACTGCTCCTTCTCTCCGAGAAGGGGATCTGCGCCTCCTCCGGCAGCGCCTGCACCTCCGGTTCGCTGGAGCCGTCCCACGTGCTGCGCGCCATGGGCGTACCCTTCACCTGCGCTCACGGCTCCATCCGCTTCTCGCTGTCCCGGTTCACCACCGATGACGATATCAACGCGGTCATCGAGGCGTTGCCGCCCATCATCTCGCGCCTGCGCGCGATGTCCCCGTTTGGGCGCGAGTTCCTGAACAAGTAA
- a CDS encoding CopG family transcriptional regulator, with the protein MSALTKRTPIYLAPAMHRALQHKALETSRSVSDLVNDAVRKTLAEDAEDLAAFQERVNEPLVTYECLFKELKVPLNQ; encoded by the coding sequence ATGAGCGCACTAACAAAAAGAACACCTATTTACCTTGCCCCTGCCATGCATCGGGCGCTGCAGCACAAGGCCTTGGAAACATCGCGTTCCGTTTCCGATCTCGTGAACGATGCCGTCCGCAAGACCCTTGCCGAGGACGCCGAGGATTTGGCAGCTTTTCAAGAACGGGTCAACGAACCGCTGGTGACATACGAGTGTTTGTTCAAAGAGTTGAAGGTACCCCTGAACCAATGA
- the modF gene encoding molybdate ABC transporter ATP-binding protein ModF: MVEIILDKVKARITELRSLEEITMQINPGEHWAVVGANGSGKSALGKLLCNDLPVTSGTSRIPARSGFVSFEKIDEILERERYNDDSDFLGYVTEGTRVDRFILAGTDADEARLVELARELGFARILERGIKFLSTGEMRKTLICRALLQEPELLVLDEPFDGLDRESSDVLRQLISRCIERGIQVVLLLNRFSEIMPETTHIAYLQECRILRSGTREEMLGSEALRRFHAFHYTLPDTLPEIDTARSAPPLVPEQPLIEMKDVTVRYGEKCVLNGVNWTVKAGEHWKISGPNGSGKSTLLSLISGDNPQAYANDISLFGRRKGSGESVWDIKKRIGLVSTSLQQEYRVGGTVKVVVISGMYDSIGMYSQYTLHQQEIALEWLKLLHMDHRRDHAFRDLSYGEQRLVLLARAMVKQPDLLILDEPCQGLDDVNREMVLKLIDHLGRNGNTQILYVNHHAEDRIPCIDNSMELVPADGGGFTAAITSQATSEEL; the protein is encoded by the coding sequence GTGGTCGAAATCATTTTGGACAAGGTAAAAGCAAGGATCACGGAACTGAGGTCCCTGGAAGAGATAACGATGCAGATCAACCCCGGCGAGCATTGGGCCGTGGTCGGGGCGAACGGGTCGGGGAAATCGGCCTTGGGAAAACTCCTCTGCAACGACCTGCCGGTCACCTCCGGCACCAGCCGTATCCCGGCCCGGTCGGGGTTTGTCTCTTTCGAGAAGATCGATGAGATCCTGGAAAGGGAGCGCTACAACGACGACTCCGACTTCCTCGGTTACGTGACCGAAGGAACCCGCGTCGACCGGTTCATCCTCGCCGGGACCGACGCCGACGAGGCGCGACTGGTCGAACTGGCACGGGAGCTGGGCTTCGCCAGGATCCTGGAGCGCGGCATCAAGTTTCTCTCCACGGGTGAGATGCGCAAAACCCTCATCTGCAGGGCACTGTTGCAGGAACCGGAACTCCTGGTATTGGACGAGCCGTTTGATGGGCTGGACCGTGAATCATCCGACGTGCTGCGCCAACTGATCAGCCGCTGCATCGAACGCGGCATCCAGGTGGTGCTGCTTTTGAACCGCTTCAGCGAGATCATGCCGGAAACGACCCACATCGCCTACCTCCAGGAGTGCCGCATCCTCAGGTCCGGAACCAGGGAGGAGATGCTGGGATCGGAGGCGTTGCGCCGGTTCCACGCGTTCCACTACACCCTGCCGGACACCCTCCCCGAGATCGACACGGCGCGCAGCGCGCCGCCGCTCGTTCCGGAGCAGCCGCTTATCGAGATGAAGGACGTGACGGTGCGCTACGGTGAGAAGTGCGTGCTAAACGGCGTCAACTGGACGGTAAAAGCCGGGGAACACTGGAAGATCAGCGGCCCCAACGGCTCGGGTAAGTCGACGCTCTTGAGCCTGATCAGCGGCGACAACCCGCAGGCCTACGCCAACGACATCAGCCTGTTCGGCCGCAGGAAAGGTAGCGGGGAGAGCGTCTGGGACATCAAGAAGCGGATCGGCCTGGTCTCCACTTCCCTGCAGCAGGAGTACCGGGTCGGCGGGACGGTGAAGGTCGTGGTGATCTCCGGGATGTACGATTCCATCGGCATGTATTCCCAGTACACCCTGCACCAGCAGGAGATCGCGCTGGAATGGCTCAAGCTGCTGCACATGGACCACAGAAGGGATCACGCCTTTCGTGATCTCTCCTACGGGGAACAGAGGCTCGTGCTCCTGGCCCGCGCCATGGTGAAACAGCCGGACCTTTTGATCCTGGACGAGCCGTGCCAGGGGCTGGACGATGTGAACCGGGAAATGGTGCTGAAACTGATCGATCACCTGGGACGCAACGGCAACACCCAGATCCTCTACGTGAACCACCACGCCGAGGACCGGATCCCCTGCATCGACAACAGCATGGAACTGGTGCCGGCGGACGGGGGCGGGTTCACCGCGGCGATCACCTCGCAAGCAACCTCAGAGGAACTGTAG
- a CDS encoding Lhr family helicase, with product MRRHFMDQGAAQALESYLKLQREATRAPLPHRHHLLVEQFRDPVGGAETAQIILHTLWGNAVNRPFTFALTAAWERRYGYPLQAFYNNDGIALLLPHEMDQVDEILEMVTSDNIEPLLRESLEGTGYFGARFRENAGRALLLSRSNFKRRMPLWLNRLRSKKLLASVMRYRDFPVLLETWRSALKDDFDLVNLKRLVEEIQDGTIAVTRVQTKQASPFAQGLIWQQTNKYVYEDDTLGGGRRSALGSDFLKELALSPHLRPHLPPELVRQFQEKRQRLAPGYAPDSPRELIDWVKERLLVPFPEWLELLQAAARDGGLGEEELLPQVAQRLVLVEFPASGTPLVAALEMIPETAEALGRSREEIGIFTLPERQQLPGALRESLDRLWQHAKGAGDAGEDEESAPARFLGRWLGYYGPMDVALLQCTLGLNDDLLRDALQTLEETGVVTVDQFTAGTAQPQVCDAVNLEALLRMLRRSRRPVFQALELAQLPLFLAQFQGIATPGSTPDDLRDRLEQLLGAPLPVGLWEEDVLPARLAPYLGAWLDGLMQSSDLLWFGCGPKRLSFAFPEDLDLFREREESDTVETVSGRPSLIPDHRGHYNLGAICSIAGVTAATATTELWREAWRGEATNDSFIAVRKGILNRFELPQGDSGHLRHPVHGRHPRRLPGSRWERAQEGPGNWFLLPGPQTETDALEKEERNKDRVRVLLERYGILFRELLMRELPSLQWSRLFRTLRIMEMSGELLSGNFFAGLPGLQFVSQEAYRMLERGLPQDAVFWLNAADPASLCGSGVEGLRAALPSRIPSTHLVYHGTDLVLISRRYGKELEFRAEADHPQLDSYFSLFRTLVGRDFNPLKRITVERINGEPAKESPYAGALRRFGFQESYSGLEYWRQYP from the coding sequence ATGCGCCGCCACTTCATGGACCAGGGGGCGGCGCAGGCGCTGGAGAGTTACCTGAAGCTGCAAAGGGAAGCAACCCGCGCCCCCCTCCCCCACCGCCATCACCTGCTGGTGGAACAGTTCCGGGATCCCGTCGGCGGTGCGGAGACCGCGCAGATCATCCTGCACACCCTTTGGGGCAACGCCGTGAACCGCCCCTTCACCTTCGCGCTCACCGCCGCGTGGGAGCGGCGCTACGGCTATCCGCTGCAGGCCTTCTACAACAACGACGGCATCGCGCTGCTGCTCCCCCACGAAATGGACCAGGTGGACGAGATACTCGAGATGGTCACCTCCGACAACATCGAGCCCCTGCTCAGGGAGTCGCTGGAGGGGACCGGCTACTTCGGGGCCCGCTTCCGTGAGAACGCTGGACGCGCGCTGCTACTTTCGCGGAGCAACTTCAAGAGGAGGATGCCGCTGTGGCTGAACCGTCTCCGTTCCAAGAAGCTCTTGGCCTCCGTGATGCGTTACCGCGATTTCCCGGTTCTGCTGGAGACCTGGCGCTCGGCGTTGAAGGATGACTTCGACCTGGTGAACCTGAAGCGGCTCGTGGAGGAGATCCAGGACGGCACCATCGCGGTCACCCGGGTGCAAACCAAACAGGCCTCTCCCTTCGCGCAGGGGCTGATCTGGCAGCAGACCAACAAGTACGTCTACGAGGACGACACCCTGGGGGGCGGGCGGAGATCCGCCCTGGGCAGCGACTTCCTGAAAGAACTGGCGCTCTCCCCGCATCTGCGCCCGCATCTTCCACCGGAGCTGGTGCGCCAGTTTCAGGAGAAACGGCAGCGGCTGGCACCGGGGTACGCCCCCGACTCGCCCCGCGAGCTGATCGACTGGGTCAAGGAGAGGTTGCTGGTTCCGTTCCCGGAGTGGCTGGAGCTGCTGCAGGCGGCGGCACGTGACGGCGGCCTGGGGGAAGAGGAGTTGCTGCCGCAGGTGGCGCAGCGCCTCGTCCTCGTGGAGTTCCCCGCCTCCGGGACTCCGCTGGTCGCGGCGCTGGAGATGATTCCGGAGACGGCAGAGGCCTTGGGACGAAGCCGGGAAGAAATTGGGATCTTCACCCTCCCTGAGCGTCAGCAACTGCCCGGAGCGCTGCGGGAATCGCTCGACAGGCTGTGGCAGCATGCAAAAGGTGCCGGTGACGCCGGTGAGGATGAAGAATCTGCACCGGCAAGGTTTCTGGGCAGGTGGCTTGGATACTACGGCCCCATGGACGTCGCCCTGTTGCAGTGCACCCTCGGCCTGAACGACGACCTGCTGCGCGACGCGTTGCAGACCCTGGAGGAAACAGGGGTGGTCACGGTTGACCAGTTCACCGCGGGCACGGCGCAGCCGCAGGTGTGCGACGCGGTGAACCTGGAGGCGCTGCTGCGGATGCTGCGCAGGTCGAGAAGACCCGTCTTCCAGGCGCTGGAACTGGCCCAGCTCCCGCTGTTCCTGGCGCAATTCCAGGGGATCGCGACCCCAGGCAGCACCCCGGACGATCTGCGGGACAGGCTCGAGCAGCTGCTCGGGGCGCCACTTCCGGTGGGTCTTTGGGAGGAGGATGTTCTTCCGGCCCGCCTGGCACCCTACCTTGGCGCCTGGCTGGACGGCCTGATGCAGAGCAGCGACCTGCTCTGGTTCGGCTGCGGACCCAAGAGGCTCTCGTTCGCCTTCCCCGAAGATCTCGACCTGTTTCGGGAGCGGGAGGAAAGCGATACGGTGGAAACGGTGTCCGGGCGCCCCTCACTCATTCCGGATCACCGGGGGCACTACAACCTGGGCGCGATCTGCTCCATAGCGGGAGTCACGGCGGCAACGGCGACCACGGAACTTTGGCGGGAGGCGTGGAGGGGAGAGGCGACCAACGATTCATTCATCGCGGTGCGCAAGGGGATCCTGAACCGCTTCGAGCTGCCGCAGGGGGATTCGGGACACCTCCGGCATCCGGTGCACGGACGGCATCCGCGACGGCTCCCCGGCAGCCGGTGGGAGCGCGCCCAGGAAGGTCCGGGCAACTGGTTCCTTCTGCCGGGACCGCAAACGGAAACCGATGCCTTGGAAAAGGAGGAAAGGAACAAGGATCGCGTGCGCGTGCTGCTGGAACGATACGGCATCCTGTTCAGGGAGCTTTTGATGCGGGAACTCCCCTCCCTGCAGTGGAGCCGCCTGTTCAGGACCCTGCGCATCATGGAGATGTCCGGCGAACTGCTTTCTGGCAACTTTTTCGCCGGACTTCCCGGGCTGCAGTTCGTCTCGCAGGAGGCGTACCGGATGTTGGAGCGTGGCCTGCCCCAGGACGCCGTCTTCTGGCTCAACGCTGCCGATCCCGCCTCGCTGTGCGGCAGCGGAGTGGAGGGGCTGCGCGCGGCACTCCCTTCCCGCATCCCGTCGACCCATCTGGTCTACCACGGCACGGACCTGGTCCTCATCTCGAGACGCTACGGCAAGGAGCTGGAGTTCAGGGCTGAAGCCGACCATCCCCAGCTGGATAGCTACTTTTCCCTCTTCAGAACCCTGGTCGGGCGCGACTTCAACCCGCTGAAGCGCATCACCGTGGAACGGATCAACGGCGAACCGGCCAAGGAATCGCCGTACGCCGGGGCGCTCAGGCGCTTCGGTTTCCAGGAATCCTACTCCGGCTTGGAATACTGGCGGCAGTACCCGTAG
- a CDS encoding DEAD/DEAH box helicase, which yields MPLPVLRHFHPLIQKWFLEKVGEPTDVQLRAWTEISQERHVLVTAPTGSGKTLAAFLWAINQLVTGAWPRGETRVVYVSPLKALNNDVRRNLLAPLGELRAFFDAQGEEFPAIAVQTRSGDTPGDERRRMLRHPPEILITTPESLNIMVTSKGSRATLTGVATVILDEIHAVAGDKRGTHLITAVERLTLLSGEFQRIALSATVRPLETVADFVAGLRLTGQRYQPRPIALVRGERQKRFELEISAPSAVSPGDGEEFWPALVGRFTEIINRHSSTLFFANSRRTTERVTRLINELSGEELAYSHHGSLSREIRLAVEERLKRGELKAIVATNSLELGIDIGKLESVVLIQTPRSISSAIQRIGRSGHGVGEVSSGVLFPTYGMDFVCAAVIARAIADGEIEELHPVEAPLDLLAQIILAMGLPERWHLDELYDFIRCSYPYRNLSRHQFDLVVGMLEGKYTDSHVPELRPRVTVDRLEETIETRPALSMLVYLEGGTIPERGYFELRLKENGAKIGELDEEFVWERRLGDTFALGAQVWQITEISHSTVLVVPARKPQQIIPFWRAEELDRDFFYSEKIALFLEWCETQQGHPAGAS from the coding sequence ATGCCGCTGCCCGTATTGAGACATTTCCACCCGCTGATCCAGAAGTGGTTCCTCGAGAAAGTCGGAGAGCCAACCGATGTCCAGTTGCGCGCGTGGACGGAGATCAGCCAGGAACGCCACGTCCTGGTCACCGCGCCGACGGGGAGCGGCAAGACCCTGGCGGCTTTTTTGTGGGCGATCAACCAGCTGGTCACCGGGGCCTGGCCCCGTGGCGAAACGCGGGTCGTGTACGTCTCGCCGCTTAAGGCCCTCAACAACGACGTGAGGCGCAACCTGCTCGCGCCGCTTGGTGAACTGCGTGCTTTCTTCGACGCGCAGGGCGAGGAGTTCCCCGCTATCGCCGTCCAAACCAGAAGCGGCGACACCCCCGGCGACGAACGACGCAGGATGCTGCGTCACCCCCCCGAGATCCTGATCACCACCCCCGAAAGCCTCAACATCATGGTCACCTCCAAGGGAAGCAGGGCCACCCTCACCGGCGTCGCCACCGTAATTCTGGACGAGATCCATGCAGTAGCCGGGGACAAGCGTGGCACCCACCTCATAACGGCGGTGGAAAGGCTCACGCTGTTAAGCGGGGAGTTTCAGCGCATCGCCCTTTCGGCCACGGTGCGCCCCCTGGAGACCGTCGCCGATTTCGTGGCGGGGTTGCGCCTGACCGGCCAGCGCTACCAGCCGCGCCCCATAGCCCTGGTCCGGGGAGAGCGGCAAAAGAGGTTCGAACTGGAAATCAGCGCGCCTTCCGCGGTCTCCCCCGGTGACGGGGAAGAATTCTGGCCGGCCCTAGTGGGCAGATTCACAGAGATCATAAACAGGCATAGCTCCACGCTCTTTTTCGCCAACAGCAGGAGAACCACCGAGCGGGTGACGCGACTGATCAACGAGTTGTCGGGGGAGGAACTTGCCTATTCGCACCACGGGTCGCTTTCCCGGGAAATCCGGCTGGCGGTAGAGGAGCGTCTGAAGCGCGGCGAACTGAAGGCGATAGTGGCGACCAATTCACTGGAGCTGGGGATCGATATCGGCAAACTGGAGAGCGTGGTCCTGATCCAGACGCCGCGTTCCATCTCCTCGGCCATCCAGCGCATCGGCCGATCGGGGCACGGCGTTGGCGAGGTCAGCAGTGGCGTCCTCTTTCCCACCTACGGCATGGACTTCGTCTGCGCCGCCGTGATCGCACGCGCCATCGCCGATGGCGAAATCGAGGAACTGCACCCGGTGGAAGCCCCGCTGGACCTGCTGGCCCAGATCATACTCGCCATGGGGCTCCCCGAGCGGTGGCACCTGGACGAACTCTACGACTTCATCAGATGCAGCTACCCCTACCGCAACCTTTCCCGGCATCAGTTCGATCTGGTCGTGGGCATGCTGGAAGGGAAGTACACCGATTCCCACGTGCCGGAACTGCGCCCCCGGGTGACGGTGGACCGTCTGGAGGAAACGATCGAGACGCGGCCGGCGCTCTCCATGCTGGTCTACCTCGAGGGAGGCACCATCCCGGAACGGGGGTACTTCGAGCTTCGCCTCAAAGAAAACGGGGCGAAGATCGGGGAACTGGACGAGGAGTTCGTCTGGGAACGAAGGCTCGGCGACACCTTCGCGCTCGGGGCGCAGGTCTGGCAGATCACCGAGATCAGCCACAGCACCGTCCTGGTGGTCCCGGCCCGGAAGCCGCAGCAGATCATCCCCTTCTGGCGCGCCGAGGAGTTGGACCGCGATTTCTTCTACTCGGAAAAGATCGCCCTGTTCCTGGAATGGTGCGAAACGCAGCAGGGGCACCCAGCCGGTGCGTCGTAA
- a CDS encoding c-type cytochrome produces MQRRLVVTVAILALITGAAAGCKKKSEEQAQPPQSVVSTAKPATSTAPPAPSATGLTGEQLFKQHCAVCHPNGGNTITPSKTLSAKAMADRSKITKPEDIVKIMRNPGPGMNKFDEGMISNDDAKKIGQYILATFP; encoded by the coding sequence ATGCAGAGGCGTTTGGTTGTAACAGTGGCAATACTGGCACTCATTACCGGTGCTGCGGCAGGCTGCAAGAAGAAGAGCGAGGAGCAGGCGCAACCTCCGCAAAGCGTGGTCTCGACGGCCAAGCCGGCAACATCGACGGCGCCCCCCGCGCCGTCGGCGACAGGTCTCACGGGCGAGCAGCTCTTCAAGCAGCACTGCGCGGTCTGCCATCCCAACGGCGGCAACACCATCACCCCGTCCAAAACGCTGAGCGCCAAGGCCATGGCCGACAGAAGCAAGATCACCAAGCCCGAGGACATCGTCAAGATCATGCGCAACCCCGGTCCAGGCATGAACAAGTTCGACGAAGGGATGATCTCCAACGACGACGCCAAGAAGATCGGCCAGTACATCCTCGCCACCTTCCCGTAA
- a CDS encoding Fur family transcriptional regulator, with amino-acid sequence MKRAKKKAFADFMSQRGLKSTKQRDIILDCFLSSDRHLSIEELYLKLRSKHPNIGYATVYRTLKLFAEAGIAREMQFGDGQTRYEHVSEGEHHDHLVCTKCGHIEEFENETIEKLQDEVANSRGFLIERHRLEIYGLCATCRK; translated from the coding sequence ATGAAACGAGCCAAGAAAAAAGCTTTCGCCGACTTCATGTCCCAGAGGGGACTCAAGTCGACCAAGCAGCGCGACATCATCCTCGACTGTTTCCTTTCCAGCGACAGGCATCTGAGCATAGAGGAGTTGTATCTGAAGCTCAGGTCCAAGCACCCGAACATCGGCTACGCCACCGTGTACCGCACCCTCAAGCTCTTCGCGGAGGCCGGGATCGCCCGCGAGATGCAGTTCGGCGACGGGCAGACCCGTTACGAGCACGTAAGCGAAGGGGAGCACCACGACCACCTGGTCTGCACCAAGTGCGGCCACATCGAAGAATTCGAAAACGAAACCATCGAGAAACTGCAGGACGAGGTGGCCAACAGCCGCGGCTTCCTCATCGAGCGCCATCGCCTCGAAATTTACGGTCTCTGCGCCACCTGCAGGAAGTAG